The following nucleotide sequence is from Anopheles stephensi strain Indian chromosome 3, UCI_ANSTEP_V1.0, whole genome shotgun sequence.
TTTTACGGCCTAGTGTTACGGCATGCTGCTAGTTGTACAAGCAACAGCCAGCTCGCTCACCTTTCCACTTTGTCCACACAAGCATCCTGATAGTCGTGGATCCAGCGTATTCCATTGAAGTGGCACACACCGCGCATGTCTTCGGGCAGCTTTTCCGGCTCCGGCCACTGGAAGTTGTCGATGATCGGAATAATGTTACATTCGGAGTTGAGAGCTGCGACGATTTCCTAAAAAGACAAAGATCTCTTCGTTAGTCGATCCGCACGGCTCGAATTCCTAGTCACCCGACACTTACCCGATGAACCCAATCCTTACACTCGACGTCATCCACACACCGGTTCAATGCGTCCGGTGTCAGCACCAGCAGGAAGTGTCGCGCATGCCGAATGCTCTGCAGCAGATTGTTGTCAAACTTGCCAGCCTCCAATCGCTCCACGTCGATAAACACCGAGAAGCCACGCAGCTCCAGATGCACCTTCAGCAAACTGGCCAGCTGCGACCCATTGCTTCGCCGATAGCTCACAAACACGTCCAAACTCTTCTCCGTGCTTTGCTCCGACCGGAACGAAGGTATCGATTCGTTCATCTTGATCACCTGCAGAATGCGGGACCGGTGGATCGCGTTCGTGATGCCACACGTTGCCGTCAGCTGATCCTCGTCCAGCGTCCGCAGCGATTCAATGTCCACTCCCGCATTCAACATCGTGTACGTGTAGATCGTGTACTCCGGCCCGATGCGGCTCAGGAACGCATGCAGACCATCCGGATCGCGCGAACTATAGTCGGCCATCTTCTTCAGGTTCTGCAGCTCTCGCAAAAACCGTATCCTCAGGATGCCGTTCTTCATCCCGATATCGTTGCACAGATTGCAGTCCTGCATCTGCAGCAACAGATCGCCGTCCACCTTCGAATCGTAAAAGCTCTGCTCGTACTCCCCAAACCCGATCTGCTTCACCCATTCTCGTACATCCTCCGTCGACCAGAGCGGCACCTGTTGCGACAGCTTGTGCGGTACCTCCTCCCCGATCAACCTTAACGCCTGTGCGGCAAACTTTGATGCGATCGCGTTCGGTGAGCTTGCCACCCTGATCAACGGTTCTATCGCTCCAATCTCTTTGAAAATGTTCGTATTGCCCTGCTCCTTCTTGATTCCCGCCTCCATACAGAAGTGGAACGCGGCCAGGTTGCGTGCCTCTTCGCGCTTGGAACTCAGCACCGGCACTAACCGCTGCAGCCAGTGTTTGCTTTGACCGTGGGCGTGCGCTAGGTTCGATTTCGCAAACTCCGACGGATTGTGCGTCGTTACGAACGGTTCGACCAGATTCAGCGTACCGGACTTTATCACTTCGGCTTCGATTTCTTTGTTTGCTACCAGCACCACGATCGCTAGACACGCGTAGTACTTAATGTTCTCGTCGTTGTGGAAGGCTAGCGGGAACAACCAGGACGGAACCTTCCGGTTGATCATAGCCTCCTGGTTTTCGGACCCACCGTACAGCGACAGATTGGCCAACGCTCCCGCACAGTGCCGTAGCGTCTCTACGTCGTTCTTACGGCACTCGAACAGAACCGCATCCAGCCCACCGAGTCGGATCACGTTCGAGCAGGTGTCTTCGCTGTGCTTGAACAGATGCTCCAATATTCCGGTGCCAACGCGCGAATGATCCGTCGCATTATTGCGCGTACAAACGCACGCCACATTTACCACCTTGTCCAGCCCATTCTTAACCACGTGCGTTCGATTCTCGGTCGTCAGACATTGCTCCAGCAACCGGGCGGACGAGAACTGTACCTCCGTATCGTTGTCCACACAGTTGCGCATCAATATGTCCAGTCCACCGGTGTTGCGCAGCGTGTCACACAGGCTGGCCCCGAGCTCGTGTCCGTGCGTCGGTACCGCCCACGCTCGTCGTATGATTTCGTTCATGTGATTTAGCAACCTTGGCGCCTTCTTGAGCTGCTCCGTCTGCTGCAGATTCTGCACGTAGTTCGCCAAATGCTTCGAGTACTTCATGATCGTATTGTCGATCTCTTCCGGCGTATTGCCCAACCGTTCAAAGTCTTCGAACGAGGGAAACTCATCACCGAGCAGTCCGTTCATTGCGGACGACGATGACAGCGTGCTCATCTGGGAGGATGAGCTGATCGTGCTCGTGTTGGACATCGTGAAGGTGGACTGCGTGGTGGAGGAGACGTGCTTTTCCTGGTTAAAGATGCCGCTCGACGACACCGTTTGCTTCTGTTGGGCCTGCGAGATTGCCTTGTTTTCCGCACTAAAAGCACAAGAAGAATCGAAAATTTAGTGTCCAGAGGTTGAGGAATCGAAGGAGGAAGAACCCTCGCTTTGTACACACCTGAAGTGGTCGCTCTGTACTTTGCGACTGTGGGCAGCAATGTTGTTCGCTTCCGCCTGCTGGAAATCACCCATTTTCACCGATCGGGCTTCCTGTGTTTGAGAGGGACGAGAAGAGGATGAGAGGTGTGATGAAACGGTACAATCAGATAAGCTTATCTACGACGCATTGAATCTCACAGTGCAGCCAATAACGAGTGCTTTATCGTAATCTAAACAGACAGTTTTGCAACGTGTAAGTCGCGTCGCGTTCTTAACCACTTCACTCGACTGATCGACGCGAATGGACAGAGTGTGGCACGTTCTACCAACTTCCACACACCGAACAACGGGTTCGATTCAGGGTGGCATTTAATGTAGAATCATCATTAGGGCCAAAGCGCCTCCAAAAACAGGTCTAAACAGGAAGTTGGAACTGGATAAAACTAGCTACTCACGTTACATTACCGCTGTGGACGAGAGGCTCAAAGTACTTCAAACAAACTGCCCCAACTGCGCCGAGTGATAACGTATCACACTCTAGCGCTGATTGTTGTTACATGTGTTAAACTACGACTACCGGCTGTAATGTGCCGGGTGCTTCAAGTCGCGCCTAATCCAAAAGCGATGCGCACACGACTTTGAGACGCCCTCTGCCGGAGAAGCGCGATAAGCCAATCCACTACCAATAGTTTAACAGGATAAATTACCGTCCCCCTCCAGAGTTTATGGTgaataaagtaaaataatgATGTTATTTGCTCTCGCACAGTCTAGAACCACCGCTCTCGAACAGGTGCCTCGTGGGTGAATTATTAATTCGCAGCCATTTTCGTACCTTGAACAGATTCCAGACCCACCAATGGATTATCAAAGCTAAATAAGCGTTCGCTCTATTTATTACAGATGCGCCGATCCGATCATGATCCCATCATCCAGGGTTGCCATTTGAGGCCATTCAGAGGGTCAGAGAAATGTGGACGAGAACCGCCACCAGCAAAAGCCAGACACCTTGTGCGGTGTGTATAAACAATCCCGCTCGAAGAACGACCCGCGGTCCCGTGTTGCTTCAACCAGCCGTCACCGGGTAAATTGCTCATATCGATCAACCCACTAACGTCATATCGAGCCGACCCTCTGAAACTGTAGAGCAGTTTTGGAGCTCGTAAAAGAAAAGTCGACATCCAAGACAAGCGGACTCGTGGCCGGAATGCGCGTTGCGATTTGGGGCGTACATTGTTTGCACTTTTCGGGAGGCTTGTACGATTTTTCTGTACGTCACTTGTGcggtgtgtatttttttttccccctctgtGGCACTATTTTTAGTACAAACGCGCGCGCATTACACCAGATGCTAGTGTTGGTGGTAGAGTAAACGAACTAAACtaaaacacgcacgcacattcTAGTAGCAGTACCTCAGTCACCCTCTGGTGGAGCAACATTTTACTCGCTATGCGACCGTTAATAATGGTATAAAATATTCTATTTGTGGACGACGACCATCATCCCCTGGGCCCATCATCGAGCGGCCGATCTATTTTGGACCCATTGTTTACCGACGGTCAAGGACGTACGGGATAGCTGCCCGTCACCTGCCCGGCTTTTCCACCGCCCGAGCCACGGTTCTCACCTGGGTAACGCTTTCGATCGGTATCTCGAACGTCGTTCGGACGCTGGCCGGACTTCCGAGCGGACTATCGACGACTGTGACACGCGGACTGTTCAGCGGACTGGCCACATTCAGCGTGATGCCATTGCGATGCGAATGAACCGGACTGGTCGATTTGCTTGAGCACGATCCGAGCGGTGATGGTGAGGAACCGGGATGGGCTGGAGGTGGTGGCGACAGTGGAAACTCCACGACCGGACTCGGGGTACGGGTGGGCACAAAGTCTGACTGACCCGTCGAGCGGAAGATGCCCTTCCGGACGGGCCACGGTGCTTGGCTGCACATTGCCGAACCAGCCCCTTTTGCTTGATCGGTTACTTAATCGCGATCGCTTCGTACGGATCGACGATCGAGAGTCTGTTACACAACGTGTGACCCTTGAAGGGTTTGAGGGCTGCACACACCGCTTACGTTACGATCGTTCGATTGAGGACCGTTCATTCATGAAAAATATCAATTCGACAGTGACACGCACTGTTGTAGCGTGAAAGGACACGCGTCACTGATGTCACTCTGGCTTTTATGGCCGCCACGTACACCTCACCAGTCGCTGCCGTTCGGTTTCACTCAGAACAGCTTCAGAACGCACTAGAAATTCACGCCACCAAATTCAAATTGcggtttcgttcgttcgttttactacttttttcttttactttcgtTCGTTTTACTCGACCGTCGTCACACGCTGCGCTCGATCGTTCGCTCGTTTGTCCGCTCGTCGACTGACGCCCGTGTCGGACGATCGCGTTGTATTAGGCGAACAAAACGGCCGTTCACAGCCGAAAAACCCACACAAACGGGCTGGTTGTTGTAGGGAAAAACTTTACCGCCGCCGTGCGCGCTCACCGACAGACCAAGACAGACAGAGGGCCTGCGAGAGAACTAACAGTGCACGCATACGTACACGCCGGGCCGCacttggtgtggtgatggtggattTTCCGCGAAAACTCATTTCGCGCCTCCTCGGTACAACCCGGTGGgaatgggaaaaggaaaagtttattggcactcctcctccaccaccaccgtccgtAGACGTCCCTCCAAAGCTGGGAGAGTTTTCCACCGATTGACGTCTGTGACATAAATCAGGCAATGCTTCAACGTTTGTTCTGCAGGGAGAGCAGGGAGAGAACCGAGAGCTGGCAAAATATGGCCTACCACCATCGTCGAAACGCTCGGTTGTGCGTTTTGAATCGATCGGAAcataaattgtttttatttggcCCATCGCTACGTCACGATCGCCGGTACGATCAAACGGTGGCCTCAACATGCATCATTGTGGAGATGATTTCGATTCGAATTTCGTTCAAGAGTACTTGAAAGATAaggaagagtttttttttgtctgggGCTGAACCacatcgttttctttttgcgacTCAGACAACTCGATTATGACGGTTGGGAGTCAAATTCTACGACTTTGAGGACATGTGCACTACTGCGACCTTTTGTGTCCTTTCGAGTACACCACGTCTGTCTTTCGATTTGAACCCTTCCAAACTTCACACTCATACCTCACAAAGGCTCTCACCTGGTGGTCCACCACTAATTGCTTAATCACCGTAAAATATGACGAGCGTGTTAGCCCCACAGGGAGAACATAAGCAAATCCCTTTTCGTGTGTACTAAACTCGCTCGAACGCTATTACAAACAGTAAGCGCGCACAGTGCGACGTGTCCGTCTGAAGGTCATACGTGGCACGACGTTCGCCAAAAGGGAAATTAACTTCAGCAAAACCACGCACACTTTCTCATCAACAACTATTCCCAAACAAACGGCTCACTACAACATTCCAGCACGGATCCTTCCCGACCTCGTGGAGGCAAGAAAAATCAATACACGCAGACCAATATTTTTCGGTGCAACTAGTACAGaacgtttgtgtgtttgttgtgctaCGTACCGTATCAGGGTGGTTCGATTTTCCACCCGTTGCCGTGGTATGATCCTGTCCCTGACACAGCAACCGATTGATTAACACTCGCCCGAAGGTGTTCGGTGTACGCGATGCATCGATGGTGCACCGGTGCAATGCTGTGGGTTTTAGCAAACCAGTGCGAATTACGTAACGCGTCACAAACATCCTAATCACATGCTAACAGATTGGACGATAAGCACGAGCAACACGAGACCCACCAACATGGCTTCTCACATTCCTGTACTGTCTTGCGTCTATGACATCACTCTGGTACCATATGCCATGGCGAAAGAGGattcacccacacacacacacacacatgaacacAAGTATAAGGTCTTCGAACTCGTGCTCTTTCCTCTGTGAAGGATTACTGCAGTAGGACTACATCTTTCTCCAAAGAACACACGAGAACTAATCGTGTGGACGCACCAACCGAAGTTAGGGAGAACCGACGAGCCTTTCCACTGACTCATGCCAGGAATGCGCATGTCCTGGATTTACTGCCTTTTTGACATTGGCAGGTTGCATGTTGGACACACCAAGTCCACAGTGCAGTACCGACGAAATGACCTAGCCAACACTAATCACTGCACACCCGAAACCCCTCAATCGATGGTGGCCTTTACGCGCCGACTTGTACTAAAATTGTACTAAAAACACTAACCTCCACCCAAACGTGCCCGCTTTCGTTTTTAATCCTACTGTGTCGCTTCATTAGACGAATCTTCGCTAGCAAGTGAATCACCCGAGCTGCCCGAGCACGAGATGTCGAAAAGCGCAATAACAAACATCATCTCCCGTATCGTATGCATATAGACTGGGACAGACTGGGGCTGACTCATCGCCGGCCGGTTATCTCAAGCGACTGACTATTTTTGCATCATAAATCAGAGCACTCGCAAGGTTCCCCTGCCTGTTCCTCCTGTCGGTTTGATAGCACCACACCACCTTTCACCTACCTTCAGTATGGCACCCTTCTCTTCGGCCGTCACACCGTTCACCTCCATCCGGCTACTCATCGCGGCCAGTGCCGCCTGCTCCTGGTACTGTAGCTCGCCGGCCTGCATCTTCTTCGACTCGGCCGAATTGATAGTGGCCTGCTCGCTGCTAAACCCGTCCGTCATCACCTTCGTCTTCGACTCGGAGGTCATTTTCTTCTGCTCGAACTTGACCGTATCGACCGTACCGGCACAACCGTTCACCAGTGCCTGATGGTGACCGTTCGGGACGAGCAGGCCACTGCCACCGTTCGCACCGAGTGGTTTCAGCGCCGATGCCATGCTCGTGAGATCGTCATCGTTTTCCGAGTCGGGGAACGTTACGAGCGGATCCGCCTGCGGATCATCGAGACTGTCCATCGACGAGCGAAGTCTGCAAGAGTAATTAACAGGAACAGGACATTAGACTCTCGGAAGCAAATAGATCCAAAAAACAAAGGTATATTACCTCTTCTTTATGTCGTTGATGTTGGCCGACATCTTGCGTTGCTGCAGATGGTTCGCGAGAGCGGACGATGATTTCATGGACGAGGATGAGGTGGTGGTCGATAGATTCTGCGAggtactgctgctgtggcCCATCATGTTTTTCATCTCGGCCATCGAATTTTGCATCTCACCGAGGCCTTGCTTGACCGCGGCGGCGgatgtggtgctgctgctggaggaggACGTTAGGGATGACATGCGTTGCGTGGAGGAGGAACTCTTCTCCACATGCTTCGTGGTCGTGCTGGAGGAAGACGTCGACGACGACAGTTTggagcttttgctgctgctcctgctgctgtttAGTAACTGTTTGtggggaaaatgaaaataaaacaaaaaaatacaaattaaatCCTTTCGTCAAGTGAACACGCCCTATGCAAATGTCACTAATCAAGCCTTCAACACCAACCGCTCAAGTCCCGTGTGAAAATCATGGGAACCAACGGTTGGCTATTATCACCGCTAATTGATAGTATCGCTGTATGATGAATGAATGCATGAATGAGCACACCTTCTGGAATGGCACACCGATAGCAGACGGCGGTATGTCAACTTCGCTGTCACACGAGTGGCCGTGTGCCGCCGGTGCTAATTTTAACAATGCGCCCGATGACTAACCTCACCGGAAGTCGTACTTTTATTTACATCGCTGTTCATACCCCAACTGTCTCGCTCTGAGTGGGCTGAGTGGGTCTGTGACTGTAGGTGATGGATCTTATCAGCAATAAAACGATTCAAAGTATTTCTGGACCGCGAGCGAACGGCGAAGGTATCGTTAAATAATGGTAACAGAAAATCAAGTATTGTGTTATCAAAATCTCATCTACCACACGATCAAACAGGTGTGTCTCACATTACCGGCACAAACAAACTCGACTCGAGACAGTTAGTGTAAACATTGCTCTGGTTTACGATCCGACTCCTCGATGAACCAAACAGCACGTATCTAACCCATATCTAAGCGATTCGGAGAGCTTGTGATCGTTAGCACGTTTCGTTCTCGAGAGTTCTAGCAGCAAGCGTGACAATAGTAACCGAAAGCCACGTACAAAACGTCCAAGTCTTCACCCCCAGGACTCATGATCGCTAGCAATAGTGCACTTGTGGCTTCAAAATACGGTTTGATGCTCGCAGCCAATCAACCATGACCACGATTTCACATCTTATTTACCGCTAACCATCGGTAGCATCGCTTACATCAGCTGCCCAACGTGTACAACCTTGGCGAATTTCTCGGAAATGGTTCCAACACTTGGGCATTGTTCCAAAATATCTTTCCCGTAGCGTAGTAATGATCGGGCGGCATTGCACTTGCCTGCGCTCGTTAAGGGTGGTAATACTTAGAAATATTATTAACGATCTTCTTGACCACTTCTTCCCCGTGCTTCTTCAGCATGAACTAATGGTGAGACGACGGtcggaaattatttttaacttttcGCGGACAGTTACGGACACGGCGCACAAACCAACCATACTGCTACTGTTGATTTTTCCGATGACGTTGTCACACCTGTAACAAGGGCGGTTGGTTGCCGGGTTTTATACTGCTCACCTCAACGGAAGCACACTCGGAAGCTGCGAGACACTATTTACACTGTAACGCTCTGCAAATAGTACaagttcacacacacagagcgcaCAAGCACGAGAACAGGAACAGGGCCTTCTGAGTTCCGGCAAGatattcgtttcgtttcgttttctgtttttcgaTCGCGTATCGATTGTGCGTTATCAAAAATCGTCACTTTTCGTTCGAGGATTGCGTTCTTCCTTCACCAATTCGCTTTAATATCCGTAATCGCACCACTAGAGGATGTTGGATGTTGGCTTAAGAAAGTTCGAATCccgtttcgtttcggtttcgggtgcAAGCGTTCGATCGCGTCCGCGCGAATGTCGTGCtgatcgttcgttcgttctagcagTACTGATGAGAACGGTGGCCCAGTGTGTCACGAACCATGTCAGCCGGCTAGAGGAAAACTCTGTCGTGGGTTTGGATcggggtttgctttttttctgtcttctTTCTTCCTACGGTTTATTTGCACAACACGACCGATTCCGCGCGACTAAACTGTCAACGACACGCGGCGGCTACAGTGACGGTGAAAACATTCGCTTTAGAACATTTTCTTGGTTGAAGGGAATGATCGTAGGGTTTGGGTTTTAAAGTTGGTTAGAATTCAACTTTAACCAAATTTCACATACTTTTATAGTACTGATGGATCGTTGACTGTTCGCCATATATTGGTCAATACGAAGTAACTGATGCAACTTTTTCAACAACCCATTCAAAGACAGCTCAATGTTTTCTTGCTTGTTGGTAAGCGTATTGGGGACATTCTGGGAGAGTTGCAGACACACAGCCAGAGATCTCAATCCTGCTCGTACGATGAGCCGGTGAGCaggatgaaaaatgtttgccaAAGAGCGAAGAAATGACGCGGAAGGTACTTTAGGCCCTATCCGTTGCTCGGTTTGTTGGGCCGCTTGACGCAAACAACCGTGTCGCGAAACATACGCTCGACGACGTATACGCGAAACATACGACGACGCTCTTTGCGCAGCAGCTGTTCCGGCGAAAATAGATCGCGACCTGCACGCGACAGTTCGGGCGAATCCCACTTCCTTCCCCCTTATTCCAAATGTCTGCAATCCTTGGCGTGCTTTCTTGGTACTAACCCCCCTTTGCGATGCCGCTTTATGCTAACCATCGGGTTCGTTAATGTTGACAAATGGACATGGTACCTTCTTCCTTTACCACGATTGCCGATGGTCGCAGCGCTATGACAAGGTGTCAGGAGCAGTTAGCGTACGTTCCTGGCATGTCATGTTCGGGTTTTACTGGTTAATTGTGGCGCTTGGACCTTGTTGGTGAGGATGATTTTTCCCTAGAATTGAGCGTGGAGCGTGGATTGCGTTGGAAGATTTTCCTCAGAAATTGGTTTGAAAGTGTCAGCTATTCTTGGAGATAAATGATTCTGTCGAATTCGAAACAAGACCCAACGCTAAAAATGTCTGAACAGTATAACGCCAAATGGTTGGGGAATCAGAATTAATATGTCATGATCGTCAGTAGAATTAATTCTTAAGCTTAATAAACCATCAAACGATTAATTGCTTATTAAATGGCTGTCAACGATCGTTCAGCTTAATTGTCACTCTAAAGTTAAGACTCGGACATCTATCAACACACGCCagttttgcttcacaatgcaGTATTGTTTAGTGTTTTGTGGGCCACAGATTTCATCAACTAGTCAGTCACTTTCCCCATGAAAGTGTTGACAGAATCACACGCAGATGTCGCAGATTTGAGTTCCTGTTGACAAACACGCTATGTTCAACGGAAAAAGCCATCTTGTTATGACAAAAGCAACAGCCTAAGGTGATTAATAATTGCAAATTTTCATGAATGGGAGCAGACAGTCTCTCTAATTCTACCACCTATTCACAACGTGGAAAACACTTCTAACACCAATCAACTGGTCATTCAACTTCCCATAGAACGTGCCACTCAACAAGCCATGTGCTTGTGCATGACTCAGTTCTCCGAGTTCCCCCCGTCCTACCAACAACGGCCCAGTTGGTGCTCAATGGTTCATTGCATAACGTTGAACCATCCCTATCAGTGGCAAATTAACGCCAACCAGCTCGACCAACAAGCGCGCGATCGCGTAATGTGTCGTCGCGGATGAATTTCTGcgaaatgaaaacatttctctctctccttcgctTGATGTCTGGGATGCACGTATCGATGAATCAGCTGTTAGAGGTTGTGTAGAAAGTGTCGCACAAAAAGAAGACCTCACTGAGCTGCTTCTAACGAATCTACAAGATCGGCCGTACAAAAAGTACGAGCAGCATTGCCTGTCCCCCTTTCCATCACGCGCTTTCTTATTTATAAACTGCATGGCCAATTCGCCATGGCTAACCGTCGCTAGACGCTGATGATTAAGATGATCGCAAGCGACAATCGGGGCGACAACAGAAAAGCGCCaacattgaacaatttatGGACCTTCATCAAGTTCACGGCAGTGGATACGCGCCTGCTGAATCATCGACGTTCGGCGAAACAGCGATTTTTGGCACGTACAGGATGCGCTTGATTTAGAGGTCAATCAAAAGAGATACACGCGCTGAGACGCACAAATTCGAATCGAACACAACAGGAGCTCAGGGTTTTGAGTTGCAAATCACTTcatctttttgtgtgtgtgtgcatgttcgagggtttttttttgttctaccgGTCGAAAGCGAATAATGACTCAAGCACAGTAATCCCCGGCACAGCCAACCTTACCTCCTGTGATGTGGTCATCGAGCTGGTGGAAGTTGCGCTTGCCAGAGATCCGGATGTGGTGGACGCCAGTGGCCCATTTGCGGTGGTCGTGAACAGTGTGTGTAGTGGCTGCAGCGTGGGTGAACCAGTGTCGGCTATATCGGACATCTGCAATGGAACGGTGAGGAGTACAATACATGATCAGGAATGGATGGCAAATAGGTTACATTATTTTTTCACTTAAAATAAAGTATAGAATAAGTGTTAATAAAGGAGAAGATAAATATTTTGAAAGcttttaataatattaaacaTCACACAGAGCAGCTTGAAATGATGGCCAATTGACTATGAAGGGTTTAAACGCTTTGGTTGATTGATTCCCGCATGACCCAAGacatttaaaaatgcaaatgcaacagATCTACAGTGACGGGATGGACTGAATTTTGAATAACAAATACTAGCgcttcaacaaaaaataaaatggttcTTAGTACACAATAGTTCTCAAGAGCGACCCTCAATACGCAATTAAATTGCATCATcattaccaaaaaaaacaacccgttTTACTCTATTCCTGTCGTCATTTTGGATGTTCAAAGTGATAATTATAAAATGGCCTCTTTCTTTGCGATAACTAAGGTGCTAACAACCCAAACGCCCGTGTCGTGACTTTCTTCcttcacacagacacacacacacaattcattATCATAACAGCAGCAGTTTTGTTCATGCCCCATTAAATTGATGAGACAAATGAGTTGCGAGACGCAACAATCCCTTCTATCCAAGGGTGTAGTAATCGTGCTGTAATCGTGTGTTTGTATGGTAATACATTCCCTTGTACTTGTGGGCCGTAAAACGATGCGCTTgaacaatgtgtgtgtgcttatcTGCCCGATAGGCACACGGCAAAATGGGAATTATTTACATGTCAACTTGTGACAGCGGTTAGTGCGGTTAGTTGAATTTGCTCAATGAGTAATAGAACACAAACAGGCAGTGCTGGAGGAGGGCTGGTTGGTTGCAGAACATCGCACCACCTCACCAAGAATGTACTACgtaaacacacacgcgaatGCAAATGACCATCGGTACAATGCTCCTCTTTGTGGCACATTCCATTAGTTACATGAATGAAGCGATGAAGTTGCGGGCGAAATTGGAGATGAAGATGGTACAGAACGGCAAACAGTACACAGTAAGCAGCAGactcgcacacactcacattgaGAAGAAGCGAATGTTGCCGCAGAGACACATATAGTAGCTTTTAAAACATAAATGCTGTTAGTGGACGG
It contains:
- the LOC118510338 gene encoding NAD(+) hydrolase sarm1 isoform X8 produces the protein MSSLTSSSSSSTTSAAAVKQGLGEMQNSMAEMKNMMGHSSSTSQNLSTTTSSSSMKSSSALANHLQQRKMSANINDIKKRLRSSMDSLDDPQADPLVTFPDSENDDDLTSMASALKPLGANGGSGLLVPNGHHQALVNGCAGTVDTVKFEQKKMTSESKTKVMTDGFSSEQATINSAESKKMQAGELQYQEQAALAAMSSRMEVNGVTAEEKGAILKEARSVKMGDFQQAEANNIAAHSRKVQSDHFSAENKAISQAQQKQTVSSSGIFNQEKHVSSTTQSTFTMSNTSTISSSSQMSTLSSSSAMNGLLGDEFPSFEDFERLGNTPEEIDNTIMKYSKHLANYVQNLQQTEQLKKAPRLLNHMNEIIRRAWAVPTHGHELGASLCDTLRNTGGLDILMRNCVDNDTEVQFSSARLLEQCLTTENRTHVVKNGLDKVVNVACVCTRNNATDHSRVGTGILEHLFKHSEDTCSNVIRLGGLDAVLFECRKNDVETLRHCAGALANLSLYGGSENQEAMINRKVPSWLFPLAFHNDENIKYYACLAIVVLVANKEIEAEVIKSGTLNLVEPFVTTHNPSEFAKSNLAHAHGQSKHWLQRLVPVLSSKREEARNLAAFHFCMEAGIKKEQGNTNIFKEIGAIEPLIRVASSPNAIASKFAAQALRLIGEEVPHKLSQQVPLWSTEDVREWVKQIGFGEYEQSFYDSKVDGDLLLQMQDCNLCNDIGMKNGILRIRFLRELQNLKKMADYSSRDPDGLHAFLSRIGPEYTIYTYTMLNAGVDIESLRTLDEDQLTATCGITNAIHRSRILQVIKMNESIPSFRSEQSTEKSLDVFVSYRRSNGSQLASLLKVHLELRGFSVFIDVERLEAGKFDNNLLQSIRHARHFLLVLTPDALNRCVDDVECKDWVHREIVAALNSECNIIPIIDNFQWPEPEKLPEDMRGVCHFNGIRWIHDYQDACVDKVERFMRAETNGRGGIMDHGSRLHSRQPGDATPSSAIYQRMHSNDSGKSSDKENSRNLE
- the LOC118510338 gene encoding NAD(+) hydrolase sarm1 isoform X1 encodes the protein MASPFSNLRLPTLPTEGNGLLTAPEQSNGMPAPITRRNSELPPGKRQSPLKLSIPTPRASFSSGSSDGSARQAVTAPVIGGQLPTFTHSGSPHMNEFHQAAFPDFETMESPMLQLSPDHSPIMTQLLEATSPGTASSQGSSSNGSSLSRLMRFSPGLHHHSGTISPFPSEMSDIADTGSPTLQPLHTLFTTTANGPLASTTSGSLASATSTSSMTTSQELLNSSRSSSKSSKLSSSTSSSSTTTKHVEKSSSSTQRMSSLTSSSSSSTTSAAAVKQGLGEMQNSMAEMKNMMGHSSSTSQNLSTTTSSSSMKSSSALANHLQQRKMSANINDIKKRLRSSMDSLDDPQADPLVTFPDSENDDDLTSMASALKPLGANGGSGLLVPNGHHQALVNGCAGTVDTVKFEQKKMTSESKTKVMTDGFSSEQATINSAESKKMQAGELQYQEQAALAAMSSRMEVNGVTAEEKGAILKEARSVKMGDFQQAEANNIAAHSRKVQSDHFSAENKAISQAQQKQTVSSSGIFNQEKHVSSTTQSTFTMSNTSTISSSSQMSTLSSSSAMNGLLGDEFPSFEDFERLGNTPEEIDNTIMKYSKHLANYVQNLQQTEQLKKAPRLLNHMNEIIRRAWAVPTHGHELGASLCDTLRNTGGLDILMRNCVDNDTEVQFSSARLLEQCLTTENRTHVVKNGLDKVVNVACVCTRNNATDHSRVGTGILEHLFKHSEDTCSNVIRLGGLDAVLFECRKNDVETLRHCAGALANLSLYGGSENQEAMINRKVPSWLFPLAFHNDENIKYYACLAIVVLVANKEIEAEVIKSGTLNLVEPFVTTHNPSEFAKSNLAHAHGQSKHWLQRLVPVLSSKREEARNLAAFHFCMEAGIKKEQGNTNIFKEIGAIEPLIRVASSPNAIASKFAAQALRLIGEEVPHKLSQQVPLWSTEDVREWVKQIGFGEYEQSFYDSKVDGDLLLQMQDCNLCNDIGMKNGILRIRFLRELQNLKKMADYSSRDPDGLHAFLSRIGPEYTIYTYTMLNAGVDIESLRTLDEDQLTATCGITNAIHRSRILQVIKMNESIPSFRSEQSTEKSLDVFVSYRRSNGSQLASLLKVHLELRGFSVFIDVERLEAGKFDNNLLQSIRHARHFLLVLTPDALNRCVDDVECKDWVHREIVAALNSECNIIPIIDNFQWPEPEKLPEDMRGVCHFNGIRWIHDYQDACVDKVERFMRAETNGRGGIMDHGSRLHSRQPGDATPSSAIYQRMHSNDSGKSSDKENSRNLE